One Purpureocillium takamizusanense chromosome 12, complete sequence DNA window includes the following coding sequences:
- a CDS encoding uncharacterized protein (COG:S~EggNog:ENOG503P826~SECRETED:SignalP(1-19~SECRETED:cutsite=AQS-RS~SECRETED:prob=0.3512)): MKYTAVLSLALAALAAAQSRSDLPSCSLPCLDDAVAATSSCGKDDFACICKKFDKIQGAATGCILKGCGQDVALNQVLPATQKLCKKALAGGSGSSAAGSSTAPATPKGSSNTVSATATVAPPTSAQQPTEPPTTTAPTNPPSVTAGAAAVGPALGLAVMALGVFAL; this comes from the exons ATGAAGTACACTGCCGTCCTCAGCCTGGCTCtggccgctctcgccgccgcgcagagCCGCAGCGACCTGCCCAGCTGctccctgccctgcctcgacgacgccgtcgcggcgaccTCCAGCTGTGGCAAGGACGACTTTGCTTGCATCTGCAAGAAGTTTGACAAGATTCAGGGTGCTGCCACGGGCTGCATCCTGAAGGGCTGCGGCCAGGACGTTGCCCTCA ACCAGGTGCTCCCCGCCACCCAGAAGCTCTGCAAaaaggccctcgccggcggcagcggttcgtccgccgccggctcgtccaccgcgcccgcgacgcccaagGGGTCCAGCAACACGGTCTCGGCTACGGCCACCGTTGCGCCCCCGACCagcgcccagcagcccacggagcctcccaccaccacggctcCGACGAACCCTCCGTCGGTCaccgctggcgctgctgccgttggtcctgcgctcggcctcgccgtcatggctCTGGGCGTTTTCGCCCTGTAA